One part of the Nocardioides zeae genome encodes these proteins:
- a CDS encoding type Z 30S ribosomal protein S14 — MAKTSLKVKAARKPKFAVRGYTRCQRCGRPKAVYRKFGLCRICLREMAHRGELPGVTKSSW; from the coding sequence ATGGCGAAGACGTCGCTGAAGGTCAAGGCCGCGCGCAAGCCGAAGTTCGCGGTCCGTGGTTACACCCGCTGCCAGCGCTGCGGTCGGCCCAAGGCGGTCTACCGCAAGTTCGGTCTGTGCCGCATCTGCCTGCGCGAGATGGCGCACCGGGGCGAGCTGCCCGGCGTGACCAAGTCGAGCTGGTGA
- the rplE gene encoding 50S ribosomal protein L5 yields MTETTVAVPTPRLKTRYREEILPALKSEFEIANVMQVPGLTKIVVNMGVGEAARDSKLIEGAIRDLTAITGQKPQVTKARKSIAQFKLREGMPIGAHVTLRGDRMWEFLDRLLSLALPRIRDFRGLSPKQFDGRGNYTFGLTEQVMFHEIDQDKVDRSRGMDITVVTTATNDEQGRALLKQLGFPFKEN; encoded by the coding sequence ATGACCGAGACCACCGTCGCCGTCCCGACGCCGCGCCTGAAGACGCGGTACCGCGAGGAGATCCTGCCCGCGCTCAAGTCGGAGTTCGAGATCGCCAACGTCATGCAGGTCCCCGGTCTGACCAAGATCGTGGTCAACATGGGTGTCGGCGAGGCCGCTCGTGACTCGAAGCTGATCGAGGGCGCCATCCGCGACCTCACCGCGATCACGGGCCAGAAGCCGCAGGTCACGAAGGCCCGCAAGTCCATCGCGCAGTTCAAGCTGCGCGAGGGCATGCCGATCGGCGCGCACGTCACGCTGCGCGGCGACCGCATGTGGGAGTTCCTCGACCGGCTGCTGTCGCTCGCCCTCCCGCGCATCCGCGACTTCCGGGGCCTCTCGCCCAAGCAGTTCGACGGTCGTGGCAACTACACGTTCGGTCTGACCGAGCAGGTCATGTTCCACGAGATCGACCAGGACAAGGTCGACCGCTCGCGCGGCATGGACATCACCGTGGTGACCACCGCCACGAACGACGAGCAGGGTCGGGCGCTGCTGAAGCAGCTCGGCTTCCCCTTCAAGGAGAACTGA
- the rplX gene encoding 50S ribosomal protein L24, translating to MAKLKIKKGDTVKVIAGKDKGAQGKVINVLREEDRVIVEGVNRVKKHTKAAPQGGDATGGIITTEAPIHISNVMLVEGDGVTRAGFKRVEATKRRADGSEYAAGRSVRVSRKTGEEI from the coding sequence ATGGCGAAGCTCAAGATCAAGAAGGGCGACACCGTCAAGGTGATCGCGGGCAAGGACAAGGGAGCCCAGGGCAAGGTCATCAACGTCCTCCGCGAGGAGGACCGGGTGATCGTCGAGGGCGTCAACCGCGTCAAGAAGCACACGAAGGCCGCGCCCCAGGGTGGCGACGCCACCGGCGGGATCATCACCACCGAGGCCCCGATCCACATCTCGAACGTGATGCTGGTCGAGGGTGACGGCGTGACCCGCGCGGGCTTCAAGCGCGTCGAGGCGACCAAGCGTCGCGCCGACGGCTCGGAGTACGCCGCGGGCCGCAGCGTGCGCGTGTCGCGCAAGACCGGCGAGGAGATCTGA
- the rplN gene encoding 50S ribosomal protein L14 gives MIQQESRLKVADNTGAKEILCIRVLGGSGRRYAGIGDVIVATVKDAIPGGNVKKGDVVKAVVVRTVKERRRPDGSYIRFDENAAVILKNDGEPRGTRIFGPVGRELREKKFMKIISLAPEVL, from the coding sequence ATGATCCAGCAGGAGTCGCGACTCAAGGTCGCCGACAACACGGGTGCGAAGGAGATCCTCTGCATCCGCGTTCTCGGTGGCTCGGGTCGGCGCTACGCCGGAATCGGCGATGTCATCGTCGCCACCGTCAAGGACGCGATCCCCGGTGGCAACGTGAAGAAGGGTGACGTCGTCAAGGCGGTCGTCGTGCGCACCGTCAAGGAGCGCCGCCGTCCGGACGGTTCCTACATCCGTTTCGACGAGAACGCCGCCGTGATCCTCAAGAACGACGGCGAGCCGCGCGGCACGCGCATCTTCGGCCCCGTGGGCCGCGAGCTGCGCGAGAAGAAGTTCATGAAGATCATCTCGCTCGCGCCGGAGGTGCTCTGA
- the rpsQ gene encoding 30S ribosomal protein S17: MSTETNQDVPARGARKVREGIVVSDKMDKTVVVEVEDRVKHALYGKVMRRTSKLKAHDEPNECGTGDRVLIMETRPLSATKRWRVVEVLEKAK; this comes from the coding sequence ATGAGCACCGAGACGAACCAGGACGTTCCCGCTCGGGGCGCGCGCAAGGTCCGCGAGGGCATCGTCGTCAGCGACAAGATGGACAAGACCGTCGTGGTCGAGGTCGAGGACCGCGTGAAGCACGCGCTCTACGGCAAGGTCATGCGGCGCACGAGCAAGCTCAAGGCTCACGACGAGCCCAACGAGTGCGGCACCGGCGACCGCGTCCTGATCATGGAGACCCGGCCGCTGTCCGCCACCAAGCGGTGGCGCGTGGTCGAGGTCCTCGAGAAGGCGAAGTGA
- the rpmC gene encoding 50S ribosomal protein L29 codes for MSQKVSKAFELDELEGADLAEKLREAKEELFNLRFQAATGQLENNSRLRTVKKDIARIYTVLRERELGIRTAPGSDEITKDGAA; via the coding sequence ATGTCGCAGAAGGTCAGCAAGGCTTTCGAGCTCGACGAGCTCGAGGGTGCGGATCTCGCGGAGAAGCTGCGTGAGGCCAAGGAGGAGCTGTTCAACCTCCGGTTCCAGGCGGCCACCGGCCAGCTCGAGAACAACAGCCGTCTCCGCACGGTGAAGAAGGACATCGCCCGGATCTACACGGTGCTCCGTGAGCGCGAGCTCGGGATCCGCACCGCGCCGGGCTCCGACGAGATCACGAAGGACGGCGCTGCATGA
- the rplP gene encoding 50S ribosomal protein L16, producing MLMPRRVKHRKQHHPKRTGAAKGGTSLNFGDFGIQAIESHYVTNRQIESARIAMTRHIKRGGKVWINIYPDRPLTKKPAETRMGSGKGSPEWWVANVKAGRVMFELSGVSEDVAREAMRRAIHKLPMKCRFISREAGEF from the coding sequence ATGCTGATGCCCCGTCGCGTCAAGCACCGCAAGCAGCACCACCCGAAGCGGACCGGTGCCGCCAAGGGCGGTACGTCGCTGAACTTCGGCGACTTCGGTATCCAGGCGATCGAGTCGCACTACGTGACCAACCGCCAGATCGAGTCGGCCCGTATCGCGATGACCCGTCACATCAAGCGTGGCGGCAAGGTCTGGATCAACATCTACCCGGACCGTCCCCTCACGAAGAAGCCGGCCGAGACCCGCATGGGTTCCGGCAAGGGCTCGCCCGAGTGGTGGGTGGCCAACGTCAAGGCTGGTCGTGTCATGTTCGAACTCTCCGGTGTCTCGGAGGACGTTGCCCGCGAGGCCATGCGCCGCGCGATCCACAAGCTCCCGATGAAGTGCCGCTTCATCTCCCGCGAGGCAGGTGAATTCTGA
- the rpsC gene encoding 30S ribosomal protein S3, giving the protein MGQKINPNGFRLGVSTDHRSRWYADKLYKSYVGEDVAIRKLLSKGMERAGISKVEIERTRDRVRVDIHTARPGIVIGRRGAEADRIRGELEKLTGKQVQLNILEVKNPEIDAQLVAQGVAEQLSGRVQFRRAMKKAIQTSMRSGAKGIRIQCSGRLNGAEMSRTEFYREGRVPLHTLRADIDYGFYEARTTFGRIGVKVWIYKGEVAGTRAEREAQAAARAGAPGRGGRPARGGDRPSRGSRGDRPTRAGRDAGAADATATEAPAPAAAETAAAPAATEG; this is encoded by the coding sequence ATGGGTCAGAAGATCAACCCGAACGGCTTCCGCCTCGGCGTCTCGACCGACCACCGGAGCCGTTGGTACGCCGACAAGCTCTACAAGTCGTACGTCGGCGAGGACGTCGCCATCCGCAAGCTGCTCAGCAAGGGCATGGAGCGGGCCGGCATCTCGAAGGTGGAGATCGAGCGCACGCGTGACCGCGTCCGCGTCGACATCCACACTGCGCGCCCGGGCATCGTCATCGGTCGCCGCGGCGCCGAGGCCGACCGCATCCGTGGCGAGCTCGAGAAGCTGACGGGCAAGCAGGTCCAGCTGAACATCCTCGAGGTCAAGAACCCCGAGATCGACGCGCAGCTGGTCGCCCAGGGTGTCGCCGAGCAGCTCTCCGGCCGCGTGCAGTTCCGTCGCGCCATGAAGAAGGCGATCCAGACCTCGATGCGCTCCGGTGCCAAGGGCATCCGGATCCAGTGCTCGGGCCGCCTCAACGGCGCCGAGATGTCGCGCACGGAGTTCTACCGCGAGGGCCGCGTGCCCCTGCACACGCTCCGCGCCGACATCGACTACGGCTTCTACGAGGCCCGCACGACCTTCGGCCGCATCGGCGTGAAGGTCTGGATCTACAAGGGCGAGGTCGCGGGCACCCGCGCCGAGCGCGAGGCGCAGGCTGCGGCCCGTGCCGGTGCGCCGGGTCGCGGTGGCCGTCCGGCTCGTGGCGGGGACCGTCCGAGCCGTGGCTCGCGCGGTGACCGTCCCACGCGTGCCGGCCGTGACGCCGGCGCCGCCGACGCTACGGCGACCGAGGCTCCGGCCCCGGCTGCCGCTGAGACCGCTGCCGCTCCGGCAGCCACGGAGGGCTGA
- the rplV gene encoding 50S ribosomal protein L22, with protein MSTTERQRTSARRESLLGDQPGAFASARFVRITPLKARRVVDMVRGLPVAEAQAILAFAPQAASETVAKVLESAIANAETTEGLKAADLVISVAQVDEGPTMKRWRPRAQGRATRINKRTSHITLAVQPADVVAGTKKKGRSA; from the coding sequence ATGAGCACCACCGAGCGTCAGCGCACGAGCGCCCGCCGGGAGTCCCTCCTCGGCGACCAGCCGGGTGCGTTCGCCAGCGCCCGCTTCGTCCGCATCACCCCGCTGAAGGCGCGCCGCGTCGTCGACATGGTGCGCGGTCTCCCCGTCGCCGAGGCGCAGGCCATCCTGGCCTTCGCCCCGCAGGCGGCCTCCGAGACCGTCGCCAAGGTGCTCGAGTCGGCCATCGCCAACGCCGAGACCACGGAGGGCCTCAAGGCCGCCGACCTGGTCATCTCGGTGGCGCAGGTCGACGAGGGCCCCACGATGAAGCGGTGGCGGCCGCGGGCCCAGGGTCGGGCCACGCGCATCAACAAGCGCACCAGCCACATCACCCTCGCCGTTCAGCCCGCCGACGTGGTGGCCGGCACGAAGAAGAAGGGACGGTCCGCCTGA
- the rpsS gene encoding 30S ribosomal protein S19, producing MPRSLKKGPFVDGHLTKKVDAENEKGTHNVIKTWSRRSMIVPDMIGHTIAVHDGRKHVPVFVTDSMVGHKLGEFAPTRTYRGHVKEDRKGRRR from the coding sequence ATGCCTCGCAGCCTGAAGAAGGGCCCCTTCGTCGACGGCCACCTCACCAAGAAGGTGGACGCCGAGAACGAGAAGGGCACCCACAACGTCATCAAGACGTGGTCGCGCCGCTCGATGATCGTGCCGGACATGATCGGTCACACGATCGCCGTGCACGACGGTCGCAAGCACGTCCCCGTGTTCGTCACCGACTCGATGGTCGGCCACAAGCTGGGCGAGTTCGCCCCGACCCGCACCTACCGCGGGCACGTCAAGGAAGACCGGAAGGGGCGTCGCCGATGA
- the rplB gene encoding 50S ribosomal protein L2, with product MAIRKYKPTTPGRRGSSVADFVEITRTTPEKSLTRPLPKKGGRNNQGRITTRHQGGGHKRAYRLIDFRRYDKDGVPAKVAHIEYDPNRTARIALLHYVDGEKRYIVAPKGLTQGTVVESGPNSDIKTGNNLPLRNIPVGTTIHCIELRPGGGAKIARSAGNSAQLVAREGSRATLRLPSGEMRFVDVRCRATVGEVGNAEQSNINWGKAGRMRWKGRRPTVRGVVMNPVDHPHGGGEGKTSGGRHPVSPWGKPEGRTRKRKASDAQIIRRRKSGKKR from the coding sequence ATGGCTATCCGTAAGTACAAGCCGACCACGCCCGGTCGCCGCGGCTCGTCGGTCGCCGACTTCGTCGAGATCACCCGCACGACGCCGGAGAAGTCGCTGACGCGCCCGCTGCCCAAGAAGGGCGGCCGCAACAACCAGGGCCGGATCACCACCCGGCACCAGGGTGGCGGTCACAAGCGCGCCTACCGGCTGATCGACTTCCGTCGCTACGACAAGGACGGCGTGCCCGCCAAGGTCGCGCACATCGAGTACGACCCCAACCGCACCGCGCGCATCGCGCTGCTGCACTACGTCGACGGCGAGAAGCGCTACATCGTGGCGCCGAAGGGCCTGACGCAGGGCACGGTCGTGGAGTCGGGTCCCAACTCCGACATCAAGACCGGCAACAACCTGCCGCTGCGCAACATCCCGGTCGGCACGACGATCCACTGCATCGAGCTGCGTCCCGGCGGCGGCGCCAAGATCGCCCGCTCCGCGGGCAACTCGGCCCAGCTGGTCGCTCGTGAGGGCTCCCGCGCCACGCTGCGCCTGCCCTCCGGCGAGATGCGCTTCGTCGACGTGCGCTGCCGCGCCACGGTCGGCGAGGTCGGCAACGCCGAGCAGTCGAACATCAACTGGGGCAAGGCCGGCCGCATGCGCTGGAAGGGCCGTCGCCCCACCGTCCGCGGTGTCGTCATGAACCCGGTCGACCACCCGCACGGTGGTGGTGAGGGCAAGACGTCCGGTGGTCGCCACCCGGTCTCGCCCTGGGGCAAGCCCGAGGGCCGCACGCGCAAGCGCAAGGCCAGCGACGCCCAGATCATCCGTCGTCGCAAGTCCGGCAAGAAGCGCTGA
- the rplW gene encoding 50S ribosomal protein L23, protein MSALNKDPRDILLAPVVSEKSYGLLDANKYTFLVHPDANKTEIKIAVQKVFGVTVTSVNTLNRAGKTRRTRNGIGKRKSTKRAIVSLAEGDSIDIFGGSVS, encoded by the coding sequence GTGAGCGCCCTGAACAAGGACCCGCGCGACATCCTGCTCGCGCCCGTGGTCTCCGAGAAGAGCTACGGCCTGCTCGACGCGAACAAGTACACGTTCCTCGTGCACCCGGACGCGAACAAGACCGAGATCAAGATCGCGGTGCAGAAGGTCTTCGGCGTCACGGTGACCTCGGTCAACACGCTGAACCGCGCGGGCAAGACGCGTCGCACGCGCAACGGCATCGGCAAGCGGAAGAGCACGAAGCGGGCCATCGTGAGCCTCGCGGAGGGTGACTCCATCGACATCTTCGGGGGCTCGGTCTCCTGA
- the rplC gene encoding 50S ribosomal protein L3 has translation MTIERNVKGLLGTKLGMTQTWDENNRIVPITVIAASTNVVAGIRTPDVDGYNAIQVGFGEIEGRKVNKPEAGQFAKAGVTPRRHVVEIRTADATTYSVGQELSPADVFTPGDEIDVTGTSKGKGFAGTMKRHGFSGVGASHGAHRNHRKPGSIGACATPGRVFKGTRMSGRMGGATVTTQNITVHAVDAEKGLVLLKGAVPGPKGSVVVLRSAAKKQEASK, from the coding sequence ATGACCATCGAACGCAACGTCAAGGGCCTGCTGGGCACGAAGCTCGGCATGACCCAGACCTGGGACGAGAACAACCGCATCGTCCCCATCACGGTGATCGCCGCGTCGACGAACGTCGTCGCCGGCATCCGCACCCCCGACGTGGACGGCTACAACGCCATCCAGGTCGGCTTCGGCGAGATCGAGGGCCGCAAGGTCAACAAGCCGGAGGCCGGCCAGTTCGCGAAGGCGGGCGTCACGCCCCGTCGCCACGTCGTCGAGATCCGCACCGCCGACGCCACGACCTACTCGGTCGGCCAGGAGCTCAGCCCCGCCGATGTCTTCACCCCCGGTGACGAGATCGACGTGACGGGCACGAGCAAGGGCAAGGGCTTCGCGGGCACGATGAAGCGCCACGGCTTCTCGGGTGTGGGCGCCTCGCACGGTGCGCACCGCAACCACCGCAAGCCGGGCTCCATCGGCGCCTGCGCCACGCCGGGCCGTGTCTTCAAGGGCACGCGCATGTCGGGCCGCATGGGCGGCGCGACCGTCACCACGCAGAACATCACCGTCCACGCGGTGGACGCCGAGAAGGGCCTCGTGCTCCTGAAGGGTGCCGTTCCCGGCCCCAAGGGCAGCGTCGTCGTGCTCCGCTCGGCCGCCAAGAAGCAGGAGGCGAGCAAGTGA
- the rpsJ gene encoding 30S ribosomal protein S10: MAGQKIRIRLKAYDHEVIDTSARKIVDTVTRTGAKVAGPVPLPTEKNVYCVIRSPHKYKDSREHFEMRTHKRLIDIIDPTPKTVDSLMRLDLPAGVDIEIKL; the protein is encoded by the coding sequence ATGGCGGGACAGAAGATCCGCATCAGGCTCAAGGCCTACGACCACGAGGTCATCGACACCTCGGCGCGCAAGATCGTGGACACGGTCACCCGCACGGGCGCGAAGGTCGCCGGCCCGGTGCCGCTGCCGACGGAGAAGAACGTCTACTGCGTCATCCGTTCGCCCCACAAGTACAAGGACAGCCGCGAGCACTTCGAGATGCGCACGCACAAGCGCCTCATCGACATCATCGACCCGACCCCGAAGACGGTGGACTCGCTCATGCGACTCGACCTCCCCGCGGGTGTCGACATCGAGATCAAGCTCTGA